The genomic stretch CATTGCTCAGCAGTACACACCCCGTGTGCAGGTCGGCGATGTGCTCTCCATTACCGTCAGTAGCTTAAACCCCGAGGCTTCGGCCGTCTTTAATCTGCCCGAGTCCCAAGCTATGATTCAAGGGCAAGGTCTGACTGCATCAGCGAACCCGCTGGCTTATCAGCCCGGTTACGTCGTTAACAGAGACGGCTCGATTGATTTTCCCATGCTGGGCAAAGTGCCCGTCGCGGGTAAAACCAGCTCAGAAGTCAATGCGTATCTTAAAGATAAACTCAAAGCGTACTTAAAAGAGCCCGCCGTCAACGTTCGGAATGTGAACTTTCGCATCTCCGTACTTGGGGAAGTCAATCATCCTTCGCTGTTTTTGATTAACAACGAGCAGGTGACTTTGCTTCAGGCACTAAGTATGGCTAATGACTTGACCATTTATGGCAAGCGAGAGAACGTGTTGG from Siphonobacter curvatus encodes the following:
- a CDS encoding polysaccharide biosynthesis/export family protein; this translates as IAQQYTPRVQVGDVLSITVSSLNPEASAVFNLPESQAMIQGQGLTASANPLAYQPGYVVNRDGSIDFPMLGKVPVAGKTSSEVNAYLKDKLKAYLKEPAVNVRNVNFRISVLGEVNHPSLFLINNEQVTLLQALSMANDLTIYGKRENVLVIREENGKKTFARLNLNRRDFFSSPYYYLHPNDIVYVEPNQARVASTDNTYRVVPIVISAVSAVLVLVSVLVR